A stretch of the Neodiprion lecontei isolate iyNeoLeco1 chromosome 4, iyNeoLeco1.1, whole genome shotgun sequence genome encodes the following:
- the LOC107226248 gene encoding uncharacterized protein LOC107226248 isoform X1, with the protein MMRKSWILLVVAGFASALGPPPHRTEEGSLRSALNAVTRKQRSLESSPDEYYNDLHSLKFYGNRDRERDDDLEFLPFENGQLETIGEGVQKTLPNAHWADEKPKENLNTKLFDKMLLDYLGSEAGQGEPVPSAFRERDRSGSQKRGGNNARPSIDDKQLAKLFLEELQDEPSADSAEVDDEVDLNIFRDWYNDKHNVEPESKADGYNFLNTPMSWGGTFSKQNVKDQDRNLVYVLPAERRNVNGRYPLGREYKEYIELRKRYPVAKRSPKPMPQKRQVTDPKVAQDLGNLFGEKSKRHHDHTHEHDHDHSHSHDHDHKHEQTSEAPNTTTHSKVQDKKVTEQDKPREHPIEIKKKSVDWSQYFGIDRRKKKANLLARPGTQDQDDEWLLQQYYKTMAENLKPSERVANRDSSEKRNMLQQIDSRLKSLEDLIIEEPLRYTGSRDAIDIQKVKDNIMARAAASYSLEKMRRTLSEFQNNITGQRQTQKVTSPQNNLTAGLPDNTNDDKRGGNSEANDEGTDDDGSCPEIEIVERRCKAVDMWVGNRAQIFYPLCIMHQICRACVQEEKDDRSCDKLFSSASRACEGHVGCIRAAHVARTTLSQLQPLVGTPGLCLCELQAQMRK; encoded by the exons ATGATGAGAAAGAGCTGGATCTTGTTGGTTGTTGCGGGTTTCGCATCAGCTCTTGGTCCACCACCACATCGAACAGAGGAAGGTTCGCTTCGGAGTGCTTTGAATGCGGTTACCAGAAAACAACGATCTTTAGAATCCAGCCCTGATGAATATTACAACGATCTGCATTCCCTGAAATTCTACGGGAATCGAGACCGCGAACGCGACGACGACTTAGAATTTTTACCATTTG AAAATGGTCAGCTGGAGACAATCGGAGAAGGTGTTCAAAAAACTCTGCCAAATGCTCATTGGGCAGATGAAAAACCTAAAGAAAATCTTAATACTAAACTGTTCGACAAGATGTTGCTGGACTACTTGGGAAGTGAAGCTGGCCAG GGAGAACCGGTACCATCCGCGTTTAGGGAACGAGATCGAAGCGGAAGTCAGAAAAGGGGAGGAAACAATGCTCGGCCAAGTATCGACGACAAACAATTAGCAAAGTTGTTTTTAGAAGAATTGCAGGATGAGCCATCCGCGGATTCAGCAGAAGTTGATGACGAAGTGGACTTGAACATCTTCCGAGATTGGTACAACGATAAGCACAACGTTGAACCTGAAAGTAAAGCTGATGG GTACAACTTCCTAAATACACCAATGTCTTGGGGCGGAACTTTCAGCAAGCAAAATGTCAAGGATCAGGATCGAAACCTTGTGTACGTGCTACCTGCGGAGCGCAGAAATGTTAATGGCAGGTATCCTTTGGGACGAGAATACAAGGAATACATAGAGTTAAGAAAACGTTATCCGGTTGCTAAGAGAAGCCCGAAACCAATGCCGCAGAAAAGACAAGTAACAGATCCAAAG GTGGCACAGGATCTGGGGAATTTatttggtgaaaaatcgaaacgcCATCACGATCATACACATGAACATGACCACGACCATTCCCACTCTCATGACCACGATCACAAACACGAACAAACATCGGAGGCTCCCAACACCACGACTCACTCGAAGGTTCAAGACAAGAAAGTAACCGAGCAAGATAAGCCGAGAGAGCATCCAATTGAAATCAAGAAGAAGAGCGTTGATTGGTCCCAGTATTTTGGAATCGAtcggaggaagaagaaggcaAATTTATTAGCCCGACCTGGTACACAGGACCAAGATGACGAATGGCTACTGCAACAATATTACAAG ACAAtggctgaaaatttgaaaccatCAGAACGCGTTGCCAACAGAGATAgcagtgaaaaaagaaacatgcTGCAACAAATAGATTCGAGACTGAAGAGTCTTGAGGATCTGATAATCGAAGAACCGTTACGATACACAGGCTCGAGAGATGCCATCGATATTCAAAAG GTCAAAGATAATATCATGGCTCGGGCAGCGGCGTCTTATTCTTTGGAAAAAATGAGACGGACGCTgagtgaatttcaaaataatataaccGGACAAAGACAAACTCAAAAAGTAACTTCTCCACAGAACAATCTCACAGCCGGGCTGCCCGACAATACGAACGACGACAAACGAGGCGGTAACAGCGAAGCAAATGACGAAg GTACCGACGATGACGGAAGTTGTCCTGAAATCGAAATTGTCGAGAGAAGATGCAAGGCAGTTGATATGTGGGTGGGAAATAGGGCGCAAATTTTCTATCCACTTTGTATCATGCATCAAATCTGCCGTGCCTGT GTTCAAGAGGAAAAGGACGACCGATCGTGCGATAAGCTATTTTCTTCGGCGTCTAGGGCGTGCGAAGGTCACGTAGGCTGTATCAGGGCAGCACATGTTGCCCGCACCACATTATCGCAGCTGCAACCACTTGTTGGGACACCCGGTTTGTGTCTTTGCGAATTACAGGCTCAGATGAGAAAGTAA
- the LOC107226248 gene encoding uncharacterized protein LOC107226248 isoform X2, which yields MMRKSWILLVVAGFASALGPPPHRTEEGSLRSALNAVTRKQRSLESSPDEYYNDLHSLKFYGNRDRERDDDLEFLPFENGQLETIGEGVQKTLPNAHWADEKPKENLNTKLFDKMLLDYLGSEAGQGEPVPSAFRERDRSGSQKRGGNNARPSIDDKQLAKLFLEELQDEPSADSAEVDDEVDLNIFRDWYNDKHNVEPESKADGYNFLNTPMSWGGTFSKQNVKDQDRNLVYVLPAERRNVNGRYPLGREYKEYIELRKRYPVAKRSPKPMPQKRQVTDPKVAQDLGNLFGEKSKRHHDHTHEHDHDHSHSHDHDHKHEQTSEAPNTTTHSKVQDKKVTEQDKPREHPIEIKKKSVDWSQYFGIDRRKKKANLLARPGTQDQDDEWLLQQYYKTMAENLKPSERVANRDSSEKRNMLQQIDSRLKSLEDLIIEEPLRYTGSRDAIDIQKNNLTAGLPDNTNDDKRGGNSEANDEGTDDDGSCPEIEIVERRCKAVDMWVGNRAQIFYPLCIMHQICRACVQEEKDDRSCDKLFSSASRACEGHVGCIRAAHVARTTLSQLQPLVGTPGLCLCELQAQMRK from the exons ATGATGAGAAAGAGCTGGATCTTGTTGGTTGTTGCGGGTTTCGCATCAGCTCTTGGTCCACCACCACATCGAACAGAGGAAGGTTCGCTTCGGAGTGCTTTGAATGCGGTTACCAGAAAACAACGATCTTTAGAATCCAGCCCTGATGAATATTACAACGATCTGCATTCCCTGAAATTCTACGGGAATCGAGACCGCGAACGCGACGACGACTTAGAATTTTTACCATTTG AAAATGGTCAGCTGGAGACAATCGGAGAAGGTGTTCAAAAAACTCTGCCAAATGCTCATTGGGCAGATGAAAAACCTAAAGAAAATCTTAATACTAAACTGTTCGACAAGATGTTGCTGGACTACTTGGGAAGTGAAGCTGGCCAG GGAGAACCGGTACCATCCGCGTTTAGGGAACGAGATCGAAGCGGAAGTCAGAAAAGGGGAGGAAACAATGCTCGGCCAAGTATCGACGACAAACAATTAGCAAAGTTGTTTTTAGAAGAATTGCAGGATGAGCCATCCGCGGATTCAGCAGAAGTTGATGACGAAGTGGACTTGAACATCTTCCGAGATTGGTACAACGATAAGCACAACGTTGAACCTGAAAGTAAAGCTGATGG GTACAACTTCCTAAATACACCAATGTCTTGGGGCGGAACTTTCAGCAAGCAAAATGTCAAGGATCAGGATCGAAACCTTGTGTACGTGCTACCTGCGGAGCGCAGAAATGTTAATGGCAGGTATCCTTTGGGACGAGAATACAAGGAATACATAGAGTTAAGAAAACGTTATCCGGTTGCTAAGAGAAGCCCGAAACCAATGCCGCAGAAAAGACAAGTAACAGATCCAAAG GTGGCACAGGATCTGGGGAATTTatttggtgaaaaatcgaaacgcCATCACGATCATACACATGAACATGACCACGACCATTCCCACTCTCATGACCACGATCACAAACACGAACAAACATCGGAGGCTCCCAACACCACGACTCACTCGAAGGTTCAAGACAAGAAAGTAACCGAGCAAGATAAGCCGAGAGAGCATCCAATTGAAATCAAGAAGAAGAGCGTTGATTGGTCCCAGTATTTTGGAATCGAtcggaggaagaagaaggcaAATTTATTAGCCCGACCTGGTACACAGGACCAAGATGACGAATGGCTACTGCAACAATATTACAAG ACAAtggctgaaaatttgaaaccatCAGAACGCGTTGCCAACAGAGATAgcagtgaaaaaagaaacatgcTGCAACAAATAGATTCGAGACTGAAGAGTCTTGAGGATCTGATAATCGAAGAACCGTTACGATACACAGGCTCGAGAGATGCCATCGATATTCAAAAG AACAATCTCACAGCCGGGCTGCCCGACAATACGAACGACGACAAACGAGGCGGTAACAGCGAAGCAAATGACGAAg GTACCGACGATGACGGAAGTTGTCCTGAAATCGAAATTGTCGAGAGAAGATGCAAGGCAGTTGATATGTGGGTGGGAAATAGGGCGCAAATTTTCTATCCACTTTGTATCATGCATCAAATCTGCCGTGCCTGT GTTCAAGAGGAAAAGGACGACCGATCGTGCGATAAGCTATTTTCTTCGGCGTCTAGGGCGTGCGAAGGTCACGTAGGCTGTATCAGGGCAGCACATGTTGCCCGCACCACATTATCGCAGCTGCAACCACTTGTTGGGACACCCGGTTTGTGTCTTTGCGAATTACAGGCTCAGATGAGAAAGTAA
- the LOC124293889 gene encoding uncharacterized protein LOC124293889, with protein sequence MLGIGGQGIKKFCGLMDLPKPGGQTTYDALVKNIHCAASSVCENSMKSAAKEEINLTAEADNIEKPRGLTVSGYATRSKKGLFSLYGVASLIGYHSGKVLDVAVKSAYCNECESMKTKANTAEYEEWNRRHQCDVNHEGSADKMEVDAVREMFSRSQELHDVKYLNYVGDGDCKIFKDIAESNPYDESVIKRECIERVPSGKNESLDDLIWQIAPKTNFSNAKINEIAAFVATTIFNDGHRSLLDILRILNVSIGPRTHDMCVEEDVSRVSIGNVD encoded by the coding sequence ATGTTAGGAATCGGAGGacaaggtataaaaaaattttgtggcCTCATGGATTTACCCAAGCCCGGTGGGCAAACAACTTACGACGCGTTAGTAAAGAACATTCATTGTGCTGCGTCGTCTGTCTGTGAAAATTCTATGAAAAGTGCGgcgaaagaagaaataaatctTACAGCTGAAGCtgataatattgaaaaacctCGAGGACTGACTGTTTCTGGGTATGCAACACGGAGTAAGAAAGgtcttttttcattgtacGGCGTTGCAAGTCTGATAGGATATCATTCGGGAAAAGTTCTCGATGTAGCAGTGAAATCTGCTTATTGCAATGAGTGTGAATCGATGAAAACGAAAGCAAATACTGCCGAATATGAAGAATGGAATCGCAGACACCAATGTGACGTCAATCACGAAGGAAGTGCAGACAAGATGGAAGTCGACGCTGTTCGGGAAATGTTTTCCAGATCGCAAGAATTACACGacgtgaaatatttgaattacgTCGGGGACGGGGATTGCAAGATTTTTAAAGACATTGCAGAGTCGAATCCGTATGATGAGTCGGTAATAAAAAGAGAATGCATTGAACGTGTGCCGAGCGGCAAGAATGAGAGTCTAGACGATTTGATTTGGCAAATCGCCCCGAAAACCAACTTCAGTAATGCTAAAATTAACGAAATCGCGGCATTTGTTGCGACCACTATATTCAATGATGGACACAGAAGCCTGCTTGACATTTTACGGATTTTGAATGTCTCGATTGGGCCCCGAACCCACGATATGTGTGTCGAGGAAGATGTTAGCCGCGTCAGTATAGGTAACGTCGACTAA
- the LOC107226235 gene encoding uncharacterized protein LOC107226235 isoform X4: MSQHNIGYVPDEIRPSAPPESAVYDEVSRDSRGNSTPVVPPVYMKQTIITVQPHNQNGTNRAQRVPVPVNTTEWVSTPRSQLNPLIGTDFLNGIEQLEIQQTVQLSTLLGETKSGNQYRVKVPRAETIFLATETSTECQRDILGSSRGFSLTLTDPTGQDAFKFTKSPGWGCVPGFLHIVSVDGTHQIASLIRQWDHILLDYTITLTVPAGTNVNLKGLLLGAAFLLEYLYFSRLKKS, encoded by the exons ATGTCACAACACAATATTGGATATGTTCCCGATGAAATTCGCCCTAGTGCACCACCAGAATCTG CAGTTTACGATGAGGTTTCTCGCGACTCAAGGGGAAATTCAACACCTGTCGTTCCGCCCGTATACATGAAACAAACTATTATTACGGTGCAACCACACAATCAGAACG GTACAAATAGAGCACAAAGAGTCCCAGTTCCAGTTAACACAACCGAATGGGTTTCGACGCCGCGAAGTCAACTGAATCCGCTCATCGGAACGGACTTTTTAAATGGAATCGAGCAGCTTGAAATTCAACAGACAGTACAACTGAGCACTT taCTAGGTGAAACGAAGTCGGGAAATCAATATAGAGTCAAAGTTCCCAGAGCCGAGACAATATTTCTAGCCACGGAAACATCCACCGAATGCCAACGCGATATCTTGGGTTCCTCCAGAGGTTTCAGTTTGACTTTGACAGATCCCACGGGACAAGAtgctttcaaatttacaaaaagtCCAGGCTGGGGTTGTGTACCTGGATTTTTACAT ATAGTATCTGTCGATGGAACACATCAGATTGCTTCGCTCATACGCCAATGGGATCACATACTACTAGATTATACGATAACGTTGACTGTGCCAGCAGGTACAAATGTGAACCTCAAAGGTTTGCTACTCGGAGCTGCATTTTTGTTG gaatatttgtatttttcacgCTTGAAGAAATCTTGA
- the LOC107226235 gene encoding phospholipid scramblase 2 isoform X1: MSQHNIGYVPDEIRPSAPPESAVYDEVSRDSRGNSTPVVPPVYMKQTIITVQPHNQNGTNRAQRVPVPVNTTEWVSTPRSQLNPLIGTDFLNGIEQLEIQQTVQLSTLLGETKSGNQYRVKVPRAETIFLATETSTECQRDILGSSRGFSLTLTDPTGQDAFKFTKSPGWGCVPGFLHKMFVDCTDPIGSIEQNFTLLGPSFTVYNNARNPLCKIYGPNMFCCCISRDTQFQIVSVDGTHQIASLIRQWDHILLDYTITLTVPAGTNVNLKGLLLGAAFLLEYLYFSRLKKS, encoded by the exons ATGTCACAACACAATATTGGATATGTTCCCGATGAAATTCGCCCTAGTGCACCACCAGAATCTG CAGTTTACGATGAGGTTTCTCGCGACTCAAGGGGAAATTCAACACCTGTCGTTCCGCCCGTATACATGAAACAAACTATTATTACGGTGCAACCACACAATCAGAACG GTACAAATAGAGCACAAAGAGTCCCAGTTCCAGTTAACACAACCGAATGGGTTTCGACGCCGCGAAGTCAACTGAATCCGCTCATCGGAACGGACTTTTTAAATGGAATCGAGCAGCTTGAAATTCAACAGACAGTACAACTGAGCACTT taCTAGGTGAAACGAAGTCGGGAAATCAATATAGAGTCAAAGTTCCCAGAGCCGAGACAATATTTCTAGCCACGGAAACATCCACCGAATGCCAACGCGATATCTTGGGTTCCTCCAGAGGTTTCAGTTTGACTTTGACAGATCCCACGGGACAAGAtgctttcaaatttacaaaaagtCCAGGCTGGGGTTGTGTACCTGGATTTTTACAT AAAATGTTTGTCGATTGCACGGATCCGATCGGAAGTATAGAGCAGAACTTTACACTTCTTGGGCCTAGCTTTACGGTGTACAATAATGCACGGAACCCCCTATGCAAAATATATGGACCTAATATGTTTTGCTGTTGTATATCGAGAGATACCCAATTCCAG ATAGTATCTGTCGATGGAACACATCAGATTGCTTCGCTCATACGCCAATGGGATCACATACTACTAGATTATACGATAACGTTGACTGTGCCAGCAGGTACAAATGTGAACCTCAAAGGTTTGCTACTCGGAGCTGCATTTTTGTTG gaatatttgtatttttcacgCTTGAAGAAATCTTGA
- the LOC107226235 gene encoding phospholipid scramblase 2 isoform X2, with protein MSQHNIGYVPDEIRPSAPPESVYDEVSRDSRGNSTPVVPPVYMKQTIITVQPHNQNGTNRAQRVPVPVNTTEWVSTPRSQLNPLIGTDFLNGIEQLEIQQTVQLSTLLGETKSGNQYRVKVPRAETIFLATETSTECQRDILGSSRGFSLTLTDPTGQDAFKFTKSPGWGCVPGFLHKMFVDCTDPIGSIEQNFTLLGPSFTVYNNARNPLCKIYGPNMFCCCISRDTQFQIVSVDGTHQIASLIRQWDHILLDYTITLTVPAGTNVNLKGLLLGAAFLLEYLYFSRLKKS; from the exons ATGTCACAACACAATATTGGATATGTTCCCGATGAAATTCGCCCTAGTGCACCACCAGAATCTG TTTACGATGAGGTTTCTCGCGACTCAAGGGGAAATTCAACACCTGTCGTTCCGCCCGTATACATGAAACAAACTATTATTACGGTGCAACCACACAATCAGAACG GTACAAATAGAGCACAAAGAGTCCCAGTTCCAGTTAACACAACCGAATGGGTTTCGACGCCGCGAAGTCAACTGAATCCGCTCATCGGAACGGACTTTTTAAATGGAATCGAGCAGCTTGAAATTCAACAGACAGTACAACTGAGCACTT taCTAGGTGAAACGAAGTCGGGAAATCAATATAGAGTCAAAGTTCCCAGAGCCGAGACAATATTTCTAGCCACGGAAACATCCACCGAATGCCAACGCGATATCTTGGGTTCCTCCAGAGGTTTCAGTTTGACTTTGACAGATCCCACGGGACAAGAtgctttcaaatttacaaaaagtCCAGGCTGGGGTTGTGTACCTGGATTTTTACAT AAAATGTTTGTCGATTGCACGGATCCGATCGGAAGTATAGAGCAGAACTTTACACTTCTTGGGCCTAGCTTTACGGTGTACAATAATGCACGGAACCCCCTATGCAAAATATATGGACCTAATATGTTTTGCTGTTGTATATCGAGAGATACCCAATTCCAG ATAGTATCTGTCGATGGAACACATCAGATTGCTTCGCTCATACGCCAATGGGATCACATACTACTAGATTATACGATAACGTTGACTGTGCCAGCAGGTACAAATGTGAACCTCAAAGGTTTGCTACTCGGAGCTGCATTTTTGTTG gaatatttgtatttttcacgCTTGAAGAAATCTTGA
- the LOC107226235 gene encoding phospholipid scramblase 2 isoform X3, with the protein MKQTIITVQPHNQNGTNRAQRVPVPVNTTEWVSTPRSQLNPLIGTDFLNGIEQLEIQQTVQLSTLLGETKSGNQYRVKVPRAETIFLATETSTECQRDILGSSRGFSLTLTDPTGQDAFKFTKSPGWGCVPGFLHKMFVDCTDPIGSIEQNFTLLGPSFTVYNNARNPLCKIYGPNMFCCCISRDTQFQIVSVDGTHQIASLIRQWDHILLDYTITLTVPAGTNVNLKGLLLGAAFLLEYLYFSRLKKS; encoded by the exons ATGAAACAAACTATTATTACGGTGCAACCACACAATCAGAACG GTACAAATAGAGCACAAAGAGTCCCAGTTCCAGTTAACACAACCGAATGGGTTTCGACGCCGCGAAGTCAACTGAATCCGCTCATCGGAACGGACTTTTTAAATGGAATCGAGCAGCTTGAAATTCAACAGACAGTACAACTGAGCACTT taCTAGGTGAAACGAAGTCGGGAAATCAATATAGAGTCAAAGTTCCCAGAGCCGAGACAATATTTCTAGCCACGGAAACATCCACCGAATGCCAACGCGATATCTTGGGTTCCTCCAGAGGTTTCAGTTTGACTTTGACAGATCCCACGGGACAAGAtgctttcaaatttacaaaaagtCCAGGCTGGGGTTGTGTACCTGGATTTTTACAT AAAATGTTTGTCGATTGCACGGATCCGATCGGAAGTATAGAGCAGAACTTTACACTTCTTGGGCCTAGCTTTACGGTGTACAATAATGCACGGAACCCCCTATGCAAAATATATGGACCTAATATGTTTTGCTGTTGTATATCGAGAGATACCCAATTCCAG ATAGTATCTGTCGATGGAACACATCAGATTGCTTCGCTCATACGCCAATGGGATCACATACTACTAGATTATACGATAACGTTGACTGTGCCAGCAGGTACAAATGTGAACCTCAAAGGTTTGCTACTCGGAGCTGCATTTTTGTTG gaatatttgtatttttcacgCTTGAAGAAATCTTGA